A stretch of the Bombyx mori chromosome 12, ASM3026992v2 genome encodes the following:
- the LOC101745094 gene encoding protein numb isoform X1, translated as MGNQGSSPHEPLDRAQVAQNADLKMKSSVRSSLRRARAGAALSPPRAGMERLRRSFRESFRRRKGSPPESARPHQWHADEAAVRAGTCTFPVKYLGCVEVFESRGMQVCEEALKVLRNSRRRPIRAVLHVSGDGLRVVEEETKGLIVDQTIEKVSFCAPDRNHERGFSYICRDGTTRRWMCHGFLASRDSGERLSHAVGCAFAACLERKQRRDKECAVSMSIDAASHAFTRQGSFRKSVIISSSNRRASESEPPPPPPVAPARASAHNPFAVERPHAAPHLLERQGSFRGFTHLNNSSPFKRQMSLRISELPSNLERQRAGLGSPTRALPPAPAPAPAPLPSHVSSPPDIAAIEESVSGDAVSAMCEELAVGLRALTEEPVPGAGSLPSPDAWLGRVARAPPLSTRAASHPAPHPAPITNPFLAPLSDATAI; from the exons ATGGGGAATCAAGGATCGTCACCACACGAACCTTTGGATCGTGCACAGGTAGCACAGAATGCTGACCTTAAAATG AAATCGTCAGTGCGAAGCTCGCTGAGACGAGCGCGCGCTGGCGCTGCGCTGTCGCCGCCGCGTGCTGGCATGGAGCGGTTGCGACGTTCCTTCCGCGAGTCGTTCCGACGCCGCAAGGGCTCGCCGCCGGAATCAGCGCGGCCGCACCAATGGCACGCCGACGAGGCGGCTGTTCGTGCCGGTACCTGCACTTTCCCCGTCAAGTATCTCGGCTGCGTCGAGGTCTTCGAGTCTCGGGGTATGCAGGTCTGCGAAGAGGCACTCAAAGTTCTCAGG AATTCACGTCGTCGTCCAATTAGAGCAGTCCTTCACGTGAGCGGCGACGGTCTGAGGGTGGTGGAAGAAGAAACAAAAGGACTGATAGTAGATCAGACCATCGAGAAGGTGTCCTTCTGCGCGCCCGACAGAAATCACGAACGAGGATTTAG TTACATTTGTCGCGACGGTACCACCCGCCGTTGGATGTGTCACGGCTTCCTGGCGTCGCGCGACAGCGGCGAGCGGCTCTCGCACGCGGTGGGCTGCGCCTTCGCGGCCTGCCTCGAGCGCAAGCAGCGCCGCGACAAGGAGTGCGCCGTCTCCATGAGCATCGACGCCGCCAGCCACGCCTTCACCAGGCAGGGCTCCTTCCGGAAATCGG TTATAATATCGTCTTCGAACCGTCGCGCGTCAGAGTCggagccgccgccgccgccgccggtgGCGCCCGCGCGCGCGTCCGCACACAACCCGTTCGCGGTGGAGCGGCCCCACGCCGCGCCGCACCTGCTCGAGCGGCAGGGCTCGTTCAGGGGATTCACGCATCTCAACAATAG TTCGCCATTCAAGCGCCAGATGTCGCTCCGCATCAGTGAACTGCCCTCTAACTTGGAGCGTCAACGCGCCGGACTGGGCTCGCCCACTCGCGCCCTGCCGCCCGCGcctgcccccgcccccgcacCCCTGCCGTCGCACGTCTCCAGCCCGCCAGACATCGCCGCGATTGAG GAGAGCGTGAGCGGCGACGCGGTGTCTGCGATGTGCGAGGAGCTGGCGGTGGGCCTGCGCGCGCTGACGGAGGAGCCGGTGCCGGGCGCGGGGTCGTTGCCCTCTCCGGACGCGTGGCTGGGCCGAGTGGCACGCGCCCCCCCGCTGTCCACCCGCGCCGCCTCGCACCCCGCCCCCCACCCCGCGCCCATCACCAACCCCTTCTTGGCGCCGCTCAGTGACGCCACTGCCATCTAA
- the LOC101745094 gene encoding protein numb isoform X2 codes for MERLRRSFRESFRRRKGSPPESARPHQWHADEAAVRAGTCTFPVKYLGCVEVFESRGMQVCEEALKVLRNSRRRPIRAVLHVSGDGLRVVEEETKGLIVDQTIEKVSFCAPDRNHERGFSYICRDGTTRRWMCHGFLASRDSGERLSHAVGCAFAACLERKQRRDKECAVSMSIDAASHAFTRQGSFRKSVIISSSNRRASESEPPPPPPVAPARASAHNPFAVERPHAAPHLLERQGSFRGFTHLNNSSPFKRQMSLRISELPSNLERQRAGLGSPTRALPPAPAPAPAPLPSHVSSPPDIAAIEESVSGDAVSAMCEELAVGLRALTEEPVPGAGSLPSPDAWLGRVARAPPLSTRAASHPAPHPAPITNPFLAPLSDATAI; via the exons ATGGAGCGGTTGCGACGTTCCTTCCGCGAGTCGTTCCGACGCCGCAAGGGCTCGCCGCCGGAATCAGCGCGGCCGCACCAATGGCACGCCGACGAGGCGGCTGTTCGTGCCGGTACCTGCACTTTCCCCGTCAAGTATCTCGGCTGCGTCGAGGTCTTCGAGTCTCGGGGTATGCAGGTCTGCGAAGAGGCACTCAAAGTTCTCAGG AATTCACGTCGTCGTCCAATTAGAGCAGTCCTTCACGTGAGCGGCGACGGTCTGAGGGTGGTGGAAGAAGAAACAAAAGGACTGATAGTAGATCAGACCATCGAGAAGGTGTCCTTCTGCGCGCCCGACAGAAATCACGAACGAGGATTTAG TTACATTTGTCGCGACGGTACCACCCGCCGTTGGATGTGTCACGGCTTCCTGGCGTCGCGCGACAGCGGCGAGCGGCTCTCGCACGCGGTGGGCTGCGCCTTCGCGGCCTGCCTCGAGCGCAAGCAGCGCCGCGACAAGGAGTGCGCCGTCTCCATGAGCATCGACGCCGCCAGCCACGCCTTCACCAGGCAGGGCTCCTTCCGGAAATCGG TTATAATATCGTCTTCGAACCGTCGCGCGTCAGAGTCggagccgccgccgccgccgccggtgGCGCCCGCGCGCGCGTCCGCACACAACCCGTTCGCGGTGGAGCGGCCCCACGCCGCGCCGCACCTGCTCGAGCGGCAGGGCTCGTTCAGGGGATTCACGCATCTCAACAATAG TTCGCCATTCAAGCGCCAGATGTCGCTCCGCATCAGTGAACTGCCCTCTAACTTGGAGCGTCAACGCGCCGGACTGGGCTCGCCCACTCGCGCCCTGCCGCCCGCGcctgcccccgcccccgcacCCCTGCCGTCGCACGTCTCCAGCCCGCCAGACATCGCCGCGATTGAG GAGAGCGTGAGCGGCGACGCGGTGTCTGCGATGTGCGAGGAGCTGGCGGTGGGCCTGCGCGCGCTGACGGAGGAGCCGGTGCCGGGCGCGGGGTCGTTGCCCTCTCCGGACGCGTGGCTGGGCCGAGTGGCACGCGCCCCCCCGCTGTCCACCCGCGCCGCCTCGCACCCCGCCCCCCACCCCGCGCCCATCACCAACCCCTTCTTGGCGCCGCTCAGTGACGCCACTGCCATCTAA